One window of the Peromyscus maniculatus bairdii isolate BWxNUB_F1_BW_parent chromosome 18, HU_Pman_BW_mat_3.1, whole genome shotgun sequence genome contains the following:
- the LOC143269312 gene encoding olfactory receptor 6C4-like produces MLGVKNQTLTEFILLGLTDAPELQICVFLFLLLTYILSIMGNLTIIILTLLDSHLQTPMYFFLRNFSFLEISFTSTFTPRMLVSISTGIKTISFAGCFTQYFFAIFLGATEFCLLTAMSYDRYVAICKPLHYTTIMSNRVCTLLVLCSWLSGFLVILFPIIMTSQLDFCASNVLNHYYCDYGPLIEIACSDTRLLERFDFLLAVVTLIVTLVLVILSYTRIIRTILKIPSAQQRKKAFSTCSSHMVVISLSYGSCIFMYIKPSATEGVAFNKGVAVLNTSVAPLLNPFIYTLRNKQVKQAFNDVVRKIMHLYSF; encoded by the coding sequence ATGTTAGGTGTTAAAAATCAGACTTTAACTGAATTCATCCTGCTGGGACTCACAGATGCACCAGAGCTTcaaatctgtgttttcctattCCTCCTCCTCACATACATTCTCAGCATTATGGGAAATCTCACCATCATCATCCTCACACTGCTGGATTCCCACCTCCAgacacccatgtacttcttcctcaggaACTTCTCCTTCCTGGAAATCTCCTTCACATCCACTTTTACTCCTCGAATGCTCGTCAGCATCTCTACAGGAATTAAGACCATCAGCTTTGCTGGCTGCTTCACTCAGTACTTCTTTGCCATCTTTTTAGGAGCCACTGAATTCTGCCTTCTGACTGCCAtgtcctatgaccgctatgtggccatctgcaaaccCCTGCACTACACCACCATCATGAGCAATAGGGTCTGCACCCTGCTGGTCCTCTGCTCTTGGCTGAGTGGCTTCCTAGTCATCTTATTCCCAATCATCATGACCAGTCAGCTGGATTTCTGTGCATCCAATGTGCTCAATCATTATTACTGTGACTATGGGCCCCTCATAGAAATAGCTTGCTCAGACACAAGGCTGCTGGAACGCTTTGACTTTCTCTTAGCAGTGGTGACCTTGATAGTCACCCTGGTGCTGGTGATTCTCTCCTACACTCGCATCATCAGGACCATTCTGAAGATCCCTTCTgcacagcagaggaagaaggcCTTTTCCACATGTTCCTCCCACATGGTTGTCATCTCCCTCTCTTATGGAAGCTGCATCTTCATGTACATAAAGCCTTCAGCAACAGAAGGAGTGGCCTTCAATAAGGGTGTGGCTGTGCTCAATACCTCAGTAGCCCCTTTACTGAACCCATTCATTTACACTCTAAGGAATAAGCAAGTAAAACAAGCTTTCAATGATGTGGTCAGAAAAATAATGCATCTTTATTCCTTTTAG